The DNA window gcattGATACTTCCATCTGAGTTTTTATCCCAAAATATAAGAAGAGCCAAAGACCTCACCAGGGACTCTGCTATGACTACTGATTTTATAGGCAAGGGTCTCAGGTAGTATGGTGATCGGTAGCAGTATATGATATATTCCAATCTTATTTCCATTGGTGTAAACCTATagaaactcctttttttcctgagtcatgtttgtctgtatctgtactagtgcaaatacccaattccgcataaacagagtgcacagtattttcttatggaggcaataatgtcatcagattttatttataaagaaatacagaatgaaattgCTACCGAAGGAGACATATGGACATTTTGTTCTTAGTGAATAACCTCCAACCAATCTGTTTACTCAGTGCACCTTTGatctctttgtttctcatgctgtagatgatcggattcatcatcggtggcaacacagaatagagaacagccactatgAGATTCAGACGTGAggttgagctggaggtgggtttcaggtaggcaaaggcagcagtacTAAAGAACAAGGACACCAcggtgaggtgagggaggcaggtggagaaggctttatgcTCACCCTGCTtagaggggattctcagcactgctttgaagatctgaacatatgacacaatGATGAAAAGAAAGCAGCTTAAGCCTAAGAATGAACTAAAGATGAGAAACCCAACTTCAATGAGGTACAAGTCAGAGCAGGCGAgattgaggagctgggggatttcacagaagaactgatccaccgcgttgcctccacagaaggagatttcaaacgtgatcccagtgtgcagtgcagaggagagaataccagtgatccaggcactggctgccatttggacacatgcTGTCCTGTTCATCACTGTCTCATACtgcagtggttggcagatggcgacgtatcggtcgtacgccatgatggtcagtaaggcaaaatctgctgaagcgaagaagaagaagagaaagacttgggcaacacatccagaataagaaatcgatcTGGTGTTCGTGAGGGAActggccatggatttggggatggtgacagagatggagccgaggtctaggatggacagattcatcaggaagaagtacatgggggtgtgaaggtggcggtcaagggctatggctgtgacgatgagaaggttccccagcagggatatcaggtaaagcagtagaaacaccacaaagtgtaaaatctgcagctcccgaatgtcagagaatcccaggagaaggaactcggtcacggcagtttggttggacattttcttccgcAGTACACTGTGCAATGTCTGTGGAGGGAATGAGAAAGAcaatggtcaggattagagcGACAGAGGGAATGGCCCTGATTcccctttccctaatatctcattctatgaatgtcaaaggtgcacagaactcatcacttacaatgagtaggtgttgtTAGTGCTCCTCGCCTCTGACAATCAATGAGTCACGTTAccacactagtgtaaattaggtcagctcctttaaagtcaatggagcttcgtcACTTTATctcatctgaggatttggcccaaggtgtGGCTTGAAAAAATGCAAtatgaaggatggaacaaagcacactCCAAACCCAACAATTCTCACAACTTGGGTATGAAACTGATCAACTAAAATTCTAACACAGCCTGATTCTCACTTTGCAGGGCAATATGATGTTGACTCACCCAGCATCGTAAATAGCAGCTCATCTGTCATTTTTCTACCCCAAGCTCTGTGCATagaggctggttggaaattttcagctgtgttctttttaatggagattggtttttaagctaaataacacatctcagaatctgtctgcttttctcaaacattttgggattgttttgtaaaaaaaaaaaaatgaaaacttaaaaaaacaaactatattggttttggaataaaaaaaatcagttttcagcagaaagttttcatttgccaaaaactggggtggtggtggggggaaatggatttagggttttcagtgaaaagtaaaaattttccTCATGGGAGGAAAAATTCCAGTCAGCAGTAGGTATTTGATTAAACTGATGGGAAAGGTCTTCACCAGTTCgtattgtaattcatatttatcatcttaatTCTTCCCTGTATGTTGATCCTCCAacacatttaattgaaatagcaaaCTTCCTGTGCTagcctttgtggattttttcccaacgGAAGACACattcagtcatccagcactagGATTTTTTTGGtcactatctatctatatagcagAATCTAGAAGCTAAAGGCACAGGTATCTGAGAATCCTTTCAGCCTCATTCTGCGATTGAACTAGGCTCAAACCGATTGCTCTCTGCAGACGAGCTGTGAGTAGCTGGCGTTGAGCTGCACTGACattaaaggactgatgctgcGGGAAGGTGATTTATCCATATCTATTTCCTGAGGGTTAGCAGGACTCACgccctggagccctgcagagctcagaagcagagattcagaggcaagggcacagaaacaaaggtgaTAACGCCAAAAGGGCCATTCAGACCCTCTAGTCTGACCCCAGCATAACACAGGGAGTACAATCGCCACCAGGGTTCCCTGATTCCAGCCaagcttctgtgttatctgtgggCCAGCATTAAAAGATAGCACCTAACCTGCTCAGATGCTATTGTAAATCCCCAAAGGCGCCTTGCTccttctttaggtgcttaaaccctttgtaatcctggtcctgtgtctatcttgttaacttccaaggaaatcctggaaatatgggttctagtcccatttaCCTCCTGTATGTCTTTTGGCAACATTGAGATAGACTGGCTTTAACTGGTGGTCCAACTCTGAGCCTAAAGGTGCTGGTGTGCATAACATATCAACTGTGGCTATCAGCTCTGCTGCTTATTCAATTTTGACCTTCCAGTAATTATCCCTTTGACacagaaacaaacccaatttcaagagaaaaaatggttttgaaatgaTGGTATTATTGAACAGTATTAGTGTTCCCCTCCCTTGTTTAAAGCTCCATTCCAAATTAGAGATGTttggaaatttagatttttttttgtagtagTAGGAAAATGAGTTTTTTGTAGGAAAACGAGTTTTTGAAcgaaacaaaaatgttcagggaaagTATCTCCTATACTCAgatatttggtttcatttttttgaaatctgcaaatcccaatattctttggtttgcaatgtgcaatttccagtttacagtagtttttagctgaaaagaaattagttgttgcttgctgaaccctgcaaacatttctgatttctgatGCAAAGTCATTGTCCACCTTCTTTTTCTCTGACTGGATCTAGATGTCTGACTAGACTGAGACTTAATTCCTTAAAGAATTCAAATTGTAACTTATATTTCAGTTCTTACattctgctgaaaagaaatctgacaggctctagctgtttgataataaaagtctttaaaagttCCAATTACAATTCATATCTCTATTATTAAATTTGTCTGTACATTAATACCTTCACATgtagaattgaaagcaaaaatgtagtctgttggtctttgtggattttttcccaacgTGCAATGCTTTTGATCCTCCAGTACCAGGATTCTTTGgtcatctctctctcatgcccccatcactgtattatcCAGCAGCAGTTTCCATGTCCCTTTGCTGGATTTCCTGagtctctctgaagttcctaGTAGACAGGGATCCGCTCCACAGAggggtgctccctgctcccctccttggacaggcttggctgggagacgaaggactaaatgggatcagagaCTGAAAACTCCCAGCTCTAGAGCTGATCCTATCTTGTGCAGGGTTCAGATATTGTCACAGCCCAGGATGTCCCTACTCTGGGGCTAAACAGTTGAATCCGGTCTCCAAGGCTTTACGCCCAGCTCTGATCTCACCTCTGGAGCAAACCACCCTGACAACCTGCCCAACTCTAACCCCACAGAGGGAGAACAGTACCCGCCCTTTATCTCACTTGatggcagcatccctggaaggacccttggctaaaaacaaggcagggcagaggcccaaagcatgtcccaaggtgtttgtagaatgaatcatagaatgaatgaatcatagaatctcagggttggaagggactaaaACAGCGATTTCTAACAGAGACACATGATCCTCAATAGCGAAGAGCCTTGTCGCAGcagaatctcagctggcctggaatagcctgttccttcattaacatcACGTAATcacttctgggggagcagagactttttttccctcctgcattgTATCAGCAGCTCTTGGGGTGCCTCTGcaagaggaacccacagctcagcctGCCTTGTCTGACTGAAGTCAGTCACCAAGAGGTACCCAGAGGTGAAGACTAAAAACTAAGGGCCAGGTCATAGGCTTGTGTAAATTGTTACACTTCCacttccatccgatgaagtgagctgtagctcacgaaagcttatgctcaaataaattggttagtctctaaggtgccacaagtcctccttttctttttacttccattgagttcatggTAGTTTGGCCTATTTACGCCAACTGGGAATCTGGGCCTTGGATTTCCGTCGAGCgatgtcaatttacatcagctggggatctagcccattacacagttataaatccatattttttgccTGCCAATGTGATCTGAAGCTGATTCAAAAGTTCTGAACCAGTTTGCACTTTCTTAGCTCTTTGCCCCATGGGTTTAATTACAAGTGTAACTTTTATTGCTGGCGGAGAATGGTTCAGTCCCTCTAGGGATAGAACTTTGGAGGAATTCAGTGttgcacagttttcaagtatctcatcttcaacttctgttgggatgaatggcccaaactctttctttctttctttctttctttctttctttctttctttctttctttctttctttctttctttctttctttctttctttctttctttctttctttctttctcagccattacattaatttttctcttgCGACAGACAGCACTAAACCAAAAAGCTCAATGAGCTGCAGATGCAACGctgcaagacttttaaaaaatattgaattcacaTTGGTcgcccagcaggtgtaaattggctgtagctcctttggagtcaatgggccctgctgcctaTTCTGCAGAGTGTTAATCGCCCACTtcatgttaattgcccacttcattttaagtggtctcctacaataTGTGTGATCCCCTTATgcataacaatctgtcccaccttgtactgATCATGGACACTatggttctcttctccagaccagaggaagagctctgtgaagcacaaaagcttgtcccatccaccaacagaagttggtccaataaaaaatgatacctcaccttctttgtctctctcaaatcttgaaaagtcttgcaggatgggaaacccattttccacccagctgcattcttcaggtattcttccctgctctgtgcctggttaCCCTGTAGATCGAGATTACAATACAATttagctgtagatctcaaagtgatttatcaAGCTGGGTTAggatcatcatcctcatttttcagagtgtacagagaggggaagtgactggctagaggtcacacagcagctctgaggtATATAACCCGGGTGTCATGAGTCCCAGTcccttcgggtatgtctacatggggataaaagccctgtggcatggcTTCGGCAGGCCTGGGTCATCTGACTCGGGGTTGCAgagcttggactgtggggctaaaaattgctgtgtaggatccgagagctcgggctccagcctgggtccgaatgtctacacagcaatatttcagccccggagcccaagccccatgagctcgagtcggcggatccaggccagccatgggtttattAATCCCTGTGAAGGCATACCTGAGTAATGTCGCTCCCTCTGGTCACGTAGCAATTGTGACACTGAcaggccagctcaggtcagagcaataggcctgtcataaaaataaagggaagggtaaacccctttgaaatccctcctggccaggggaaagctcctctcacctgtaaagggttaagaagctaaaggtaacctagctggcacctgaccaaaatgaccaatgaggagacaagatactttcaaaagctgggaggagggagagaaacaaagggtctgtgtctgtcttatgctggtctttgccagggatagaccaggaatggagtcttagaacttctagtaagtaatctagctaggtatgtgttagattatgatttctttaaatggctgagaaaagaattgtgctgaatagaataactatttctgtctgtgtatcttttttgtaacttaaggttttgcctagaggggttctctatgtttttgaatctaattaccctgtaagatatctaccatcctgattttacaggggggatttcttcatttctatttacttctatttttattaaaagtcttcttgtaagaaactgaatgctttttcattgttctcagatccaagggtttgggtctgtggtcacctatgcaaattggtgaggctttttatccaacatttcccaggaaagggggggtgccagtgttgggaggattattcattgttcttaagatccaaggatctgggtctgtagtcacctaggcaaattggtgaggctttttaccaaaccttgtccaggaagtggggtgcaaggttttgggaagtattttggggggaaggacgcgtccaaacagctcttccccagtaactagtattagtttggtggtggtagcggccagtccaaggacaacgggtggaatattttgtaccttggggaagttttgacctaagctggtaaagataagcttagaaggtttttcatgcaggtccccacatctgtaccctagagttcagagtgggggaggaaccttgacaaggccgattcacttgtgtgttattagggcttcccctaccctcccttggttcttgtcatgcagacagaaagcaggtaGCCAGTGTCCAAACTGCCAACAATGCATAACCACAGCTCTTTACACCAACAGAGcttgctctccctcctcctttgtagTGGGCTTAGTTATACCTGAGGTGTACGCCCCAGTACCCTGAACCCTGGTAGCACCCTTGCAATTTATGGTCATATTCCTTTTTGGAGGGTCTTGAGTCTGGGGGCTTcggtaccacctcttttgtaccctgTGGGAGGAGTAGGGAGTGAAGTTATGCACCGGTCAGGGTTACCTTTTTCATTGGTTTTTAGTGTTCCTTatagcttcccccatctccctggcccctcccaactGGTTACTTGACCTTGTCTTGGGAGAGGAGTCAGGCAGCCGTCAATTATACACTGTATATCAAACTCCCGCCATATCCAGCAACACTGGAACcctatttcttatcttttctctttgtattgaaAAACCCCCGTctgtaggcagaagcaacacacagtggtgtccccccagccccttgtTCACATATGTTGATAAGGGTATAAGACACAAAcaattctattttatttattttagcatgagctttcgtgagtgagctgtagctcacgaaagctcatgctaaaataaattggttagtctctaaggtgccacaagtactccttttctttttgcgaatacagactaacacggctgttactctgaattctattttaaaacctcaaaattcaagtgggcaaacaaaacccaaaattctatctcaggcaaataaACAGGACTACATACTATATTACCATCATTAACTTGTgactatcaaagaaatgttaaatgtACTAATTCACTCAAGAGTTAATTTAGTTCAACGGAAATGGGAATGATATTGCCTTCACTTATCTGTAACCCGTTGTATGCTATccctttacattatgtatatccctCTACTTAATTAAACCTAGATCAAAATTGTGAATTTACTTGATGtgtgaacttcatgaaaactaaggaAGGATTGTTGTCTGCTGTTACATTGCAATTTACATCGCATGTATCCCGGTAATTATGTTTGCCCATCAAATGCgattggagccttggaaatgtaaatgaagaacatGCTACCTTCAAAGCACTGGTCATTGTGTTGGACAAAGggaaatccacagacccagtCTGCGTTTAGTCATCAGAGGAAAAACCCATGCTGTGATGGAAACActtgccagatttcagagtaacagccgtgttagtctgtattcgcaaaaagaaaaggagtacttgtggcaccataaattggttagtctctaaggtgctacaagtactccttttctttttacttgccaGATTGCTTTCCGGGGAATACAGCTgtgagaatggatccagggaatggttctgtctctctgagctgtttggacactttcagagAACATTCCAGATGGAagcaatgtgccagcaatgcccctctgccatgtacattggtcaaactggacagtctctacgtaaaagaataaatggacacaaatcagatgtcaagaattataacattcataaaccagtcggagaacacttcaatctctctggtcatgcgattacagacatgaaagtcgctatattacaacaaaaaaacttcagaaacagactccaacgagaaactgccgaattggaattaatttgcaaactggatacaattaacttaggcttgaatagagacttagAATGGatgggtgagctgtagctcacgaaagctcatgctca is part of the Eretmochelys imbricata isolate rEreImb1 chromosome 14, rEreImb1.hap1, whole genome shotgun sequence genome and encodes:
- the LOC144274430 gene encoding olfactory receptor 14A16-like, which gives rise to MSNQTAVTEFLLLGFSDIRELQILHFVVFLLLYLISLLGNLLIVTAIALDRHLHTPMYFFLMNLSILDLGSISVTIPKSMASSLTNTRSISYSGCVAQVFLFFFFASADFALLTIMAYDRYVAICQPLQYETVMNRTACVQMAASAWITGILSSALHTGITFEISFCGGNAVDQFFCEIPQLLNLACSDLYLIEVGFLIFSSFLGLSCFLFIIVSYVQIFKAVLRIPSKQGEHKAFSTCLPHLTVVSLFFSTAAFAYLKPTSSSTSRLNLIVAVLYSVLPPMMNPIIYSMRNKEIKGALSKQIGWRLFTKNKMSICLLR